CGGGCGTCGCGTGGGCGGCCCCGTGCACGGCGTCGGTCGCGCTGGCCCGGTCGTCGAAATCGCCCAGGTAGTGGCACATCAACAGTTCCCCGCCCGGCGCCAGGCAGGATGCGGCCGCGGCCAGCAGCGCGCCGACGTCGGCCAGGCCAAAGTAATAGGCAAGTTCACTCACCACGACGAGATCGAAGGTTTCCGTGCGCGGCCAGTCGTGCGGCAGGCGGCGCTGTTCGACGCGCACATTCCGGGCATCGGCTAGCCGCCGGCGCGCGGCGTCCACGGCGCTGGCGGCGCCGTCGCAGGCAACCAGGGACTCGCAGCGCAGGGCCAGCGCGGCGCTCATCTCGCCGTTGCCGCAGCCGGGTTCGAAGGCGCTGCGGTAGCGCGGCCGCGCCAGGCTCGCCAGGACCAGCGCGCGCTTGCGCTGTTCATACCAGGCGCCGCGCACGTCCCAGGGATCGTCGCTGGCGCTGTACAGGGCCTCGAAATGGCGCAGGCGGTCGGCGTCAACCATGGTCGTCCAGGTACAATTCGAATGGGTGGAGCACGCGTTCGATGGCGAAGCCCGGCAGGATCGGCGCCGCGCCGCTGCTGGCGTCGGGCTCGACCTGGCTGGTGAAGCAGGCCAGCGCGGCGCGCTTCTTCGCCACGGCGGACGCGGGCAGCGGCAGGCGCCGTGCCTGCGCCAGCGGCAGGCATCCGTCGCCCGGCGCGCTCCAGTGCCAGCCCCAGACCGGCGCCTGCAGCAGGCGCGCGCCGGCTTGCCGGCTTGTGACCATGCAGGCGCGGGCGCAGGCCTCGTGGTCGGGGTGGCCGTCGTGGCGCCAGGTGGTGATGACGATGTCGTCCTGCGCGAACAGCGGCGCCAGGCGACTAGCGAGTTCGCGTTCGGCGCCGCCCACGCCGCCGTCCGGGATGCCGAGCCGCACCATGCGTGGCGCGTCGATGCCGAGGCAGGCCAGGGCGGCCACGGTCTCGTTCGCGCGCGCGAGGCGCAGGCGTTCGGGCGGCCAGTCGCTTGAACCAGGATGACTGGCCTCGCCATCGGTGACGGCCACGATCAGCGGCGTGTCTCCGCGCAGCGCGAGCAGGTGCAGCAGCGCGCCGCAGGCGAGGATCTCGTCGTCGGGATGCGGCGCCACCACCACCACGCGCCGGCCCGGCGGAATGATGGCATCGAGCGAGCAGAAAGGGACGGCGTTCAGCGCGGCGTCCAGCGCCCAGGCCCGGGCCGTGCTGCCGGCGCCGGCGATGTGGCGCGAGCGGCTCACAGCGTCCATGGCGCCTCCTGTCCATCGGCGACCAGCCGGCCCAGCGCTTCCAGGTCGCGCTCGGCGTGGCTCTGGCGCAGGAACACCGGCAAGTCGGCGTACAGGCGGGCCAGGACCGGGTCCTTGCATAGCGGGGCGGCGCCCAGCGCGCGGCCGAAGGCGTCCAGCACCGTCGCGCAGGTGGCTTCGACGTGCAGGCGCAGCGCCAGCGCAAGCGCCATCGCATCGGCGCCGGGATCGCGGTCGATCGTGGCCGCCGTCTCGCGCATCAAGGCGGCGCTGCCCTCCAGGGCGACGGTCGCCCGTCCCAGTTGCGCCAGCCGGTGTGGATCGTCGCGTCCGGCAAGGCGCTCGCGCAGCGCCGCGGCGAGCCGGGTCGCGGCCCCGAACCAGCAGGCGGCCACACCGGCGCCGCCATGCCAGAAGCCGGCGCGCGCCACATAGAAGCCGGGGCCGCCCAGCGGCGTGGCGAGCGCCCCGTCGAACAGCACGTCGACGCTGGCGGTATGGCCCATGCCGACCGCGTGCCAGCCGTCGCGCGTGACTTCGACGCCCGGTTGGCGCAAGTGCACCGCAGCCAGCAGCGGCGCGCCGTCCGGACTCCAGCAACTGACGACCGCGTGCGTCACGTCACGCGCGCCCGAACACCAAGCCTTGCGGCCGTGCAACGAGAAATGTCCGTTGCTGTTCGCCTGCAATACCAGGCGCGCGTCGGGCGGCTCGGCGCACCAGGTAGCCCACAGGGCGGCTGGCTGCTGCGCCCGGTCGGCAGCGCCGGCTTCGTGCAGGATGGCAAGGGCGTCGGTATGGCCTTCGAACAGCTTGGCCAAGCCCAGGTCGTGGGCGCCGGTGGCGGCCAGGCTGCGCCAGCGCTCGAGCGTGGCGCCACGGCCCGGCAGGGGCAGGCGGTCGAGGCCGGCGGCGACCAGGCGCGCCAGTGCGGTGGCGGGCCCGGCGTCCGCCAGGGAGGGAAGGACGTCCGCGATTCGGCTGTGCATGATACTTTTGTTGCAAAAATTTCATCCTACCATGCACGGTAGAGATCGCCTGTCCGGTACGGCGCAAGCGTGCGGCCCGGCCCTTGAGGTGGCCGGGCGCGGCATCAGCGGGCGGTGATGAACGGATCCCAGTCGATGTCGTAGTTGGTCGGGCGCAGGGTCCCGACCGTGACCCGCACCTGGATCTGGTAGGTCTGGCGGCCGGCATTCATCGCCTGGCCGATCCAGTAGCTGCCGTCGTTCGGGTCGGCCTGGATCGGATAGCCGACGTTGCCGAACACATTGCCCTGGGAGACGTTGAAGCCGGTGATGACGACCTTGTCGCCCGAGTTCATGTCCATCGGGTAGACCGAGAAGCCGATCAGGCTGCCGACCGGGCACACGGTGCTCAGTTCCAGCGAGCCCTCGCCCGAGCTGTCCATGTTCAGCTGGTTGTCCATCATGTGGATGCCGGTGCCGACCGACTGGCCGTTGGTGGCGGCGATGTACGCGGTGTCGACGGCGATCGCGATCTGGGTCTGCGGCGCGGGCATGGTGGCGCTCGGTTTCACGACGCGGACCGAAGCCATTTTTTTATCTGCGTTCATGTGGTCCTCCCTGGTTTAGTTGACGGAAACGCTGGGGTTCAGGTTCAGCGTCATGCCGGACTGCCCTGGCAGCTGGACGTTGATGCCCATGTTGTAGCTGGCGTTTCCCGCGTTCTGGGCGGTACCGGTGAAGGTGGTGTTGTCGATCCGCTGCGGCTGGCCGCTGGGGCCCCAGGCGTTGGAGTTGCCGATCGATTGCATCTGGCGTCGTGTCGTTCCGCAATGCAAGTGCCGATGCCGCAACCCAAGGCACGGGGGCCTCAGCCGGAATACAGAGTGGCGGCCCCGGCCTTGCTGATACACTGGGGCCATGCCATCCACAAGGTCTTCCAGCGCATCCATGAATCTCCAGCTCAGCGACATCGGTCAAGCCATCCAGCTGGCGATTGCGCCGGTGTTCCTGCTCGCCGGGGTGGGCACGATGCTGATCGTGCTGACCAACCGGCTGGGTCGCCTGATCGACCGTAGCCGGATCCTTGACGACCGCCTGCGGGCGAATCCGGACACCGAATGCGTCAAGGAGCTGCTGAGCCTGCACCACCGCGCCGCGCTGCTCAATATCGCCATCACGGCCAGCACCGCCTGCGGCCTGCTGGTGTGCCTGGTGATTGCCATGCTGTTCCTGGGTGACACCACCGACCTGCCGCTGGACCAGTACATCGCCCTGTGCTTCATCGGCGGCATGCTGGCGCTGCTGGTCGGCTTCGTCTATTTCATGCGCGAGATCCTGATCTGCTGCACCTTCATGCGCAGCCAGCAGATGCAGGTGATCGCCGCCTGCAATGCCCGGGTGGCGGGATGGTCGGCGAGTACGGAATGTGGAAGGGCCGGCAGGGACGCCGGCCCGGTGGGATGAGAACCCAGGATTCTCCTCGACCAATCCAGCGAGGCACAGCAGGATCTGCAGGCGCGGCGCGACCGGACCCTTCGACCTGCTGGACTTGTGCAGAGCCTGCTCCCGGTCCAGCGCCCCATCGACTGCCGCAAAAGCATCGTTGGGGAATTGCTGGTTGACCTCTGCTATCAGAAACGTGAGCAAAATGTGCTCAGCGTTCTCTTCCTGCCCCGAACCGTCTTATTGACCGCCAGTAGCAGTGCCTGACGTTGCCGCCAGACGTGCCACGGGTAGCGCAGTATGCGTCGCGAGGACGCTACTTGCGAGCCCTCTTTCACCTGTAAGTTGGTAAGAAGTTGTTTTGCTAAACGCATTCGTGCATTCTAGTTTTTCCGCCTGGTTTTCACGGAATAAATCAGCAATGCAAAAGTGCTGCATCTTGCCAGCCTACGTAGTGTCAGATACCGAAACCCGGCCATAGTTCCGCTACGTTCTGGTAGCTGCTACCCGGTGTTCGAGGCCGGCCAGGGCGCGCCCGCCGTGCTGTTCGTTCCGGGCGGCGAACTGCTGCTGCGGCGCCACCACGGTTCCGGCGTCAACCAGCCGATGGCGCTGCCGAGGCGCTGCGCATGTTCCTGATCGCGCAGGCGGAACTGGGCGAGCGCATCGTGCGCGCCCTGATCCTGCGCCGCGTGGCGCAGGTCCACCAGCACCTGGCGGAGTTGCCGGCTTAGTTCTTGTTGCCCTGGCCCAGGTGGCGGTCGAGGAAGTTGCGCATCGCCTGCGCGATCTCGGCGCCATGGGTCTCGATCGCGAAGTGGCCGCTGTCGACGAAACGCACCTCGGCGTTCGGATTGTCGCGCTTGAAGGCTTCCGCGCCGGGCGGCAGGAAGAAGGGATCGTTCTTGCCCCAGATGGCGAGCAGCGGCGGCTGGTGGCGGCGGAAATAGGCGTGCAGCAGCGGGTATTGCCTGACGTTCTGGCCGTAGTCGACCAGCAGGTCCATCTGCGGCTCGACGCCGATACGTTGCACCGCCTCATGGGCCAGCAGGTAGCCCTCGGGCGCGATGACGGTGGGATCCTTCACGCCCTCGGTGTATTGCCACTTGAGCATGTCGAGGGTATTGAACTTGCGCAGCGCTTCGCGGTTCTCGGGCGTCGGATCGGCCCAGGCCGCGCGCATCGGGGCCCAGCCGGGGCTCAGGCCCTCTTCATAGCCATTGCCGTTCTGGCTCACGATGGCCGTGATCTTTTCCGGATGGCGCACGGCCAGGCGCCAGCCGACCGGCGCGCCGTAGTCGAACACATAGATGGCGTAGCGCTGCAGGCCCTTGGCGCTGGTAAAGGCGTCGATCACGTCGGCCAGGTTGTCGAAGGTGTACTTGAAACCCTGGTCGGTGCGGGTCAGGCCGAAGCCCGGCAGGTCGGGCGCGATTACGCGGTAGCCGGTGGCGAGCGCGGGAATCAGGTTGCGGAACATGTGCGACGAGGCGCCGAAGCCGTGCAGCAGCAGGACGGCCGGTGCGTCCTGCGGGCCGGCTTCGCGGTAGAACACTTCCGCGCCTTTTACCTGGACCGAGTCGTAGCGGACGGCGGTTACTTGTTCGGCGGCGACGGTGCTGCCCGCGCTGCCGATCACGGCGGCCATGAGAAGGGGGCGAAGTATGCTGTTCATGACGGTCTTCCTTTCGTAGTGGATCGAGATAACCTGTATTCGATGCTTTAAGGGGTTATGGGGCCAGTATTGCA
This portion of the Telluria beijingensis genome encodes:
- a CDS encoding AidA/PixA family protein; this encodes MNADKKMASVRVVKPSATMPAPQTQIAIAVDTAYIAATNGQSVGTGIHMMDNQLNMDSSGEGSLELSTVCPVGSLIGFSVYPMDMNSGDKVVITGFNVSQGNVFGNVGYPIQADPNDGSYWIGQAMNAGRQTYQIQVRVTVGTLRPTNYDIDWDPFITAR
- a CDS encoding alpha/beta fold hydrolase, yielding MNSILRPLLMAAVIGSAGSTVAAEQVTAVRYDSVQVKGAEVFYREAGPQDAPAVLLLHGFGASSHMFRNLIPALATGYRVIAPDLPGFGLTRTDQGFKYTFDNLADVIDAFTSAKGLQRYAIYVFDYGAPVGWRLAVRHPEKITAIVSQNGNGYEEGLSPGWAPMRAAWADPTPENREALRKFNTLDMLKWQYTEGVKDPTVIAPEGYLLAHEAVQRIGVEPQMDLLVDYGQNVRQYPLLHAYFRRHQPPLLAIWGKNDPFFLPPGAEAFKRDNPNAEVRFVDSGHFAIETHGAEIAQAMRNFLDRHLGQGNKN
- a CDS encoding methyltransferase domain-containing protein; protein product: MVDADRLRHFEALYSASDDPWDVRGAWYEQRKRALVLASLARPRYRSAFEPGCGNGEMSAALALRCESLVACDGAASAVDAARRRLADARNVRVEQRRLPHDWPRTETFDLVVVSELAYYFGLADVGALLAAAASCLAPGGELLMCHYLGDFDDRASATDAVHGAAHATPGLAPLLRHRDERFLLETWRKEGNPR
- a CDS encoding acyl-CoA dehydrogenase family protein, giving the protein MHSRIADVLPSLADAGPATALARLVAAGLDRLPLPGRGATLERWRSLAATGAHDLGLAKLFEGHTDALAILHEAGAADRAQQPAALWATWCAEPPDARLVLQANSNGHFSLHGRKAWCSGARDVTHAVVSCWSPDGAPLLAAVHLRQPGVEVTRDGWHAVGMGHTASVDVLFDGALATPLGGPGFYVARAGFWHGGAGVAACWFGAATRLAAALRERLAGRDDPHRLAQLGRATVALEGSAALMRETAATIDRDPGADAMALALALRLHVEATCATVLDAFGRALGAAPLCKDPVLARLYADLPVFLRQSHAERDLEALGRLVADGQEAPWTL
- a CDS encoding DUF2721 domain-containing protein encodes the protein MNLQLSDIGQAIQLAIAPVFLLAGVGTMLIVLTNRLGRLIDRSRILDDRLRANPDTECVKELLSLHHRAALLNIAITASTACGLLVCLVIAMLFLGDTTDLPLDQYIALCFIGGMLALLVGFVYFMREILICCTFMRSQQMQVIAACNARVAGWSASTECGRAGRDAGPVG
- a CDS encoding PIG-L deacetylase family protein, translating into MDAVSRSRHIAGAGSTARAWALDAALNAVPFCSLDAIIPPGRRVVVVAPHPDDEILACGALLHLLALRGDTPLIVAVTDGEASHPGSSDWPPERLRLARANETVAALACLGIDAPRMVRLGIPDGGVGGAERELASRLAPLFAQDDIVITTWRHDGHPDHEACARACMVTSRQAGARLLQAPVWGWHWSAPGDGCLPLAQARRLPLPASAVAKKRAALACFTSQVEPDASSGAAPILPGFAIERVLHPFELYLDDHG